One Megalopta genalis isolate 19385.01 chromosome 5, iyMegGena1_principal, whole genome shotgun sequence DNA window includes the following coding sequences:
- the LOC117223940 gene encoding uncharacterized protein LOC117223940 — translation MTLVPSIGQDTGRRMQFSSCTLVLALACVAGTSSEYLMGGHMDNNPPKSILEEIESSPALARTSQLDDLDLDLDAEESTVALSTTNEEDPLRYHLPYPFAFNGGRPFSLEKDPITGKIDFEKAPPVKALNYTTRYQEHANDDAQVNKDFSKEPTTYLKKKIENKETVDVSPNEINPYSPNFHDFLNLPVHYSSDVYGKDKYPLISSSYANTKVQSGSNSYSTYNHKPYHGETVLYYPTRKPYVPKISTSTTTMAPRTTTLSNTPASTTTTTTTTTTTTTTPRPPITTTTSTTTTITTPPPPRTTVVSTSTKAPTITTWKPSITTPKRYIDHLDDYEDILPIEKLQASMYNNNHQQGQNNIVHNRDSVKPPVHHDDYIDGYEDYEISEEDMKDYSSAKESTNDIVTTSTLSATVPTVHNISVTAGTPETTTITTTTTSMPPSAAPPSIFTISSPMPQESTYQSNSLAFQPRPQRPVTSMPLDNDPRIPITFENDHRRQGVADNVIINQGYRPNPIINQRPNGLGGILVESTSNIVIPPDQDTVSFVLGNRQNVEGGYYSLGTAIGENLYGGSTGVDASFRPQYSPSIDKGNYEPQVHQGSIGLPSVSITDNNPIYAAQTWRQPNPSAPQKANNEVEPSRTQGTVVKSTVLMEQADDKKDDKNVNYVVFPKDEPKQPVEEHIVVINEADGTVHEIIPSSTTNKPIRVELPASDEEHLPQLSENLTPPAERPRPPSQFYYHYHHGGTVRPDHPRPQRLPLRGKQPSMPPPSDLAIRRRPYPDSNLPNILPQFRPNAKTSHGHRGSESIGTIPAGQAYPTRVRQPVQVHPPTRRPLPPPPSYLQRLNPPPPPIHALRVAGAASTKSESIVPPRDPESTVKRFRLPAVSATSRGDEEVKSLQRLSSQKLRLEEEERSERYSEEPPQVPPRPPLFPKRRTADSPHVATLQMIQQHGTFEEDNAELSSQPPSAPSVNDESDEIVIDQEADRRKFDTRKTMAEPPVYVVYPVNTAVNIHPDDSREKDESVVVGTRGPHRPLPPETLLQDNEEQEMDEEQSPPIHSLFSGRPVVSDFPYPLERPDPSILANGMRETPILVPSDQRQEEESVKENSEEKDDKDSSVNVIPYLQDFLPFPARKNDVISATLHRLPSSPSSTPIAFVYTPTAHASHRLDIDVRDEDSSKTDSNEQKPVLLPSQQPSSSSSSAPSPQNFMAPFVASVSAEAPSKNGWSVVVVEPTLNRKSDDDHDSSENTSNAEETQTEKNEFDPENFKPQLFGGFKPIYEFPTEDVDRLERREPSEVNSEAQVQESTGPVV, via the coding sequence ATACGGGGAGAAGGATGCAGTTCAGTTCGTGCACACTGGTGCTGGCCCTAGCCTGCGTGGCAGGCACGTCCTCGGAATACTTGATGGGTGGTCACATGGACAATAATCCACCTAAGTCTATACTGGAAGAGATCGAATCTTCTCCGGCTTTGGCAAGAACGTCGCAACTGGATGACCTTGACCTGGATCTCGACGCAGAGGAGAGCACCGTTGCCCTGTCGACGACGAACGAAGAAGATCCTTTGCGTTATCACCTTCCGTACCCTTTCGCCTTCAACGGCGGCAGACCGTTCTCGTTAGAGAAGGACCCTATCACCGGCAAGATTGATTTTGAGAAAGCACCACCTGTGAAAGCTTTAAATTACACCACTCGTTACCAAGAGCATGCGAACGACGACGCACAGGTCAACAAAGATTTTTCCAAAGAGCCTACCACTTATTTAAAGAAGAAGATTGAGAACAAGGAGACCGTGGACGTCAGCCCTAACGAGATCAATCCCTATTCGCCAAATTTTCATGATTTCCTTAATCTGCCTGTTCATTATTCGTCCGACGTGTATGGCAAAGACAAGTATCCGTTGATATCCAGTTCGTATGCGAACACCAAGGTCCAAAGTGGCTCGAACAGCTATAGTACCTACAATCATAAACCTTATCATGGAGAAACTGTCCTCTATTATCCAACTAGAAAGCCGTATGTGCCGAAAATATCTACATCGACAACGACCATGGCTCCTAGAACCACAACATTGTCTAATACTCCTGCTAGTACCACTACCACCACCACTACCACCACAACCACTACAACGACTCCTAGACCGCCGATAACTACAACTACTAGCACTACTACCACTATTACTACACCTCCCCCGCCACGAACCACCGTTGTTTCCACATCTACAAAAGCACCCACGATAACCACATGGAAGCCTTCGATCACTACTCCTAAGCGATACATTGATCACTTGGATGATTATGAAGATATTCTGCCAATAGAGAAGCTACAGGCctctatgtataataataatcatcagCAAGGACAAAACAACATAGTTCATAATAGAGATTCAGTGAAACCTCCTGTACACCATGATGATTATATAGATGGTTACGAGGATTATGAGATCAGCGAAGAAGACATGAAGGACTACAGTTCAGCGAAGGAATCGACGAATGATATTGTTACGACTAGCACTTTGTCTGCTACAGTGCCAACTGTACATAACATATCAGTGACTGCTGGAACACCAGAGACTACTACAATTACAACAACAACCACGTCTATGCCACCATCGGCGGCACCACCCTCTATTTTCACGATTTCTTCGCCAATGCCTCAAGAGAGTACATACCAAAGTAATTCCTTGGCATTCCAACCGCGGCCACAGCGTCCAGTGACTTCGATGCCTTTGGACAATGATCCCAGGATCCCGATAACTTTTGAAAATGACCACAGAAGGCAAGGCGTGGCAGACAATGTTATCATTAATCAAGGCTACAGGCCAAATCCAATCATTAATCAAAGGCCAAATGGCTTAGGTGGAATCTTGGTGGAGAGTACCAGTAACATTGTCATACCGCCTGATCAAGACACAGTGTCTTTTGTGCTTGGCAACAGGCAAAATGTCGAAGGTGGTTACTATTCGTTAGGAACGGCGATTGGAGAGAATCTTTATGGTGGTTCGACGGGAGTAGACGCTTCCTTCAGGCCCCAGTATAGTCCATCGATTGATAAGGGCAATTATGAGCCACAAGTCCATCAGGGAAGCATCGGGCTACCTTCGGTGTCCATAACTGATAATAATCCTATTTACGCCGCTCAAACGTGGAGACAACCAAATCCTTCTGCTCCACAAAAAGCCAACAATGAAGTAGAACCATCAAGAACTCAGGGTACAGTTGTAAAAAGTACGGTGCTCATGGAACAGGCAGACGACAAGAAAGATGACAAAAATGTCAACTATGTTGTTTTTCCTAAAGACGAACCCAAACAACCTGTAGAAGAACACATCGTGGTTATAAACGAGGCCGATGGAACTGTACACGAGATTATACCTTCTTCTACTACGAATAAACCTATCAGAGTAGAGTTACCTGCATCCGACGAAGAACATTTACCTCAGCTTTCAGAGAATTTGACTCCACCGGCGGAAAGACCGAGACCTCCATCCCAGttctattatcattatcatcatgGCGGTACAGTAAGGCCTGATCATCCAAGGCCGCAAAGGCTACCATTGCGTGGGAAGCAACCGTCGATGCCTCCTCCTTCCGACCTAGCAATAAGGAGACGACCTTATCCTGACTCTAACTTGCCAAATATTTTGCCACAGTTCAGACCAAACGCGAAAACATCTCATGGACACCGTGGCTCGGAATCTATTGGTACTATTCCAGCTGGACAAGCTTACCCTACTAGGGTAAGGCAACCTGTGCAGGTCCATCCTCCTACAAGGAGACCTTTACCTCCACCACCGTCTTATCTTCAGAGACTCAATCCTCCACCGCCACCGATTCATGCACTTAGAGTTGCGGGTGCAGCTTCCACAAAATCTGAGAGTATCGTTCCGCCTAGGGATCCGGAGTCCACGGTCAAGAGATTTCGTCTCCCAGCGGTATCAGCCACCTCTAGAGGGGATGAGGAGGTCAAATCACTTCAGAGATTGTCCAGTCAGAAATTGCGGTTGGAAGAGGAGGAGAGATCGGAACGTTACTCGGAAGAACCTCCCCAGGTGCCACCCAGGCCGCCTTTGTTTCCAAAACGTAGAACGGCCGACTCGCCGCATGTTGCCACCCTTCAAATGATTCAACAACATGGAACATTCGAGGAAGACAACGCAGAATTGTCAAGCCAACCACCTAGTGCTCCAAGCGTGAACGATGAATCGGACGAGATTGTGATCGACCAGGAGGCAGACAGAAGGAAGTTTGATACAAGGAAGACAATGGCCGAGCCTCCGGTTTACGTAGTATACCCTGTGAATACTGCAGTTAATATACACCCTGACGATTCCAGAGAGAAAGATGAAAGTGTGGTTGTAGGAACTCGTGGTCCTCACAGACCTCTTCCACCAGAAACGCTTCTCCAGGACAACGAAGAACAGGAAATGGACGAAGAACAGAGTCCTCCAATTCATAGTTTATTCAGTGGACGACCCGTCGTTTCGGACTTCCCTTATCCGTTAGAGCGACCTGATCCTTCTATTCTTGCGAATGGGATGAGGGAGACCCCTATATTGGTTCCTAGTGATCAGCGCCAGGAGGAAGAATCTGTAAAAGAGAACAGCGAAGAGAAGGATGACAAAGATTCTAGCGTGAATGTTATACCCTATTTACAGGACTTCCTTCCCTTCCCGGCAAGGAAGAACGATGTCATCTCAGCGACACTTCATAGACTACCATCTTCGCCATCTTCTACGCCTATTGCCTTTGTCTATACGCCAACAGCTCATGCCTCTCATCGTCTTGACATTGATGTACGAGACGAAGACAGCTCGAAGACTGATAGTAACGAACAGAAGCCGGTTTTGTTGCCTTCACAACAGCCATCCAGTTCCTCCAGTTCGGCGCCTTCTCCGCAAAATTTCATGGCACCGTTTGTTGCTAGTGTCAGCGCCGAGGCACCCTCTAAGAATGGCTGGAGCGTTGTCGTCGTAGAACCCACTTTAAATAGAAAATCGGATGATGATCACGACTCTTCTGAAAATACTTCTAATGCAGAGGAGACGCAGACAGAGAAGAACGAATTCGATCCAGAGAACTTCAAGCCTCAGTTATTCGGCGGGTTCAAACCAATTTACGAGTTTCCTACGGAAGACGTAGACAGGCTAGAGCGAAGGGAGCCCAGTGAAGTGAATTCAGAGGCGCAAGTTCAGGAGTCTACTGGTCCAGTTGTTTGA